The following are from one region of the Vitis riparia cultivar Riparia Gloire de Montpellier isolate 1030 chromosome 14, EGFV_Vit.rip_1.0, whole genome shotgun sequence genome:
- the LOC117930155 gene encoding transcription factor bHLH104-like isoform X2, with amino-acid sequence MENPVQEKYMVGWSPSREINALVVDTVSTEKRCKRGREKGERCSRAESKACREKMRREKMNDRFLDLSSLLEPGRPPKTDKSSILSDAIHVLNQLRTEARELKGKTQKLREDIKTLKAEKSELREEKLILKADKEKMQQRVKAMNVVPPGFVPAHPLAYQAGANKMVGFPSYGGFQMWQWIPQTVLDTSQDHVLRPPVA; translated from the exons ATGGAGAATCCTGTCCAAGAGAAGTACATGGTTGGTTGGAG TCCTTCTAGGGAAATCAATGCTTTGGTTGTTGACACGGTTTCCACAGAAAAGAGATGCAAAAGGGGAAG GGAAAAGGGTGAACGTTGTAGCAGAGCAGAATCTAAAGCATGTCGTGAGAAAATGCGGAGGGAGAAAATGAATGACAG GTTCTTGGACCTCAGCTCTCTTTTGGAACCTGGGAGGCCTCCCAAAACTGATAAATCTTCTATCCTCAGTGATGCAATTCATGTTCTGAACCAGCTAAGAACTGAAGCTCGGGAGCTTAAAGGAAAAACTCAAAAGCTTCGTGAAGACATTAAAACTTTGAAG GCAGAGAAGAGTGAACTCCGTGAAGAGAAACTTATCCTGAAGGCAGATAAGGAGAAGATGCAACAGCGGGTGAAAGCCATGAATGTTGTACCTCCTGGATTTGTGCCTGCCCATCCATTAGCATATCAAGCTGGAGCAAACAAGATGGTGGGCTTTCCCAGTTACGGTGGGTTCCAGATGTGGCAATGGATTCCCCAAACTGTGCTTGATACATCCCAAGATCATGTGCTCAGACCTCCTGTAGCTTAG
- the LOC117930154 gene encoding rubisco accumulation factor 1.1, chloroplastic-like codes for MLSLNAPTSLSLSHHHLLLHRRHHHHRLKTHVKPISATIIPSSSTPPHSQRPELYQPFRPPSPNGPIPSHFRSLDTGSRLEVLSNRLGLWFEYAPLVSTLMQEGFTPSSLEEATGISGVEQNRLVVAAQVRHSLLESSLDPQILSFFDNGGDSLLYEIRLLSARERLAAARYVVENRVDPRGAQELARAIKDFPRRRGDRGWECFDYNVPGDCLAFMYYRQSREHRNSLDKRRATLEKALEVAETEKAKRVLLEELERNDDADDGKSEIEDAVRVPVVRMKTGEVAEATTVAVLPVCEAQEGVDVVLGAPLECRSQGEFGVVVAEKGWKRWVVLPGWEPVAGLRAGVVVAFGDARALPWRVNRWYKEEAILVVANRGAKEVVADAGFYLVAVSSDNGSGGGELKVERGSALKERGVNESLGTVVLVVRPPREETDHELRDEDWE; via the coding sequence ATGCTCTCTCTCAACGCTCCCACCTCCCTTTCTCTctcccaccaccacctcctcctccaccgccgccaccaccaccaccgcctAAAAACCCATGTAAAACCAATCTCAGCTACCATCATCCCctcctcctcaaccccaccacactCTCAGCGGCCAGAACTTTACCAACCCTTCAGGCCACCCTCACCCAACGGCCCGATACCCTCCCACTTCCGCTCTCTCGATACCGGTAGCCGCCTTGAAGTCCTCTCCAACCGCCTCGGCCTCTGGTTCGAGTACGCCCCACTCGTCTCCACTCTCATGCAAGAAGGTTTCACCCCCTCTTCCCTGGAAGAGGCCACCGGCATTTCGGGGGTTGAGCAGAACCGCCTCGTTGTTGCCGCCCAGGTCCGCCACTCCCTCCTTGAATCCAGCCTCGACCCACAAATCCTCTCCTTCTTCGACAACGGCGGCGACTCCTTGCTCTATGAAATTCGCCTCCTCAGTGCCAGGGAGAGACTGGCCGCCGCTCGCTACGTCGTGGAGAACCGTGTCGATCCCCGTGGCGCTCAGGAGCTTGCCCGGGCGATCAAGGACTTCCCCCGGAGGCGTGGAGATAGAGGGTGGGAGTGCTTTGATTATAATGTTCCTGGGGACTGTCTCGCGTTTATGTACTACAGGCAGAGCAGAGAGCATAGGAATTCATTGGACAAGAGAAGGGCAACATTGGAAAAGGCTTTGGAGGTGGCTGAGACAGAGAAGGCTAAGAGGGTGCTTTTAGAGGAACTGGAAAGGAACGACGACGCAGATGATGGAAAATCAGAAATTGAAGATGCGGTTCGGGTTCCGGTGGTGAGGATGAAAACTGGAGAGGTAGCAGAGGCGACGACAGTAGCGGTATTACCGGTGTGCGAAGCCCAGGAGGGGGTGGATGTGGTGTTAGGAGCGCCATTAGAGTGTCGGAGCCAAGGAGAATTTGGAGTGGTGGTGGCCGAGAAGGGGTGGAAGAGGTGGGTGGTGTTGCCGGGATGGGAACCGGTGGCGGGTCTGAGAGCGGGTGTGGTGGTAGCGTTCGGGGATGCAAGGGCGCTGCCATGGAGAGTGAATAGGTGGTACAAAGAAGAGGCGATACTGGTGGTGGCTAATAGGGGGGCAAAGGAGGTGGTGGCTGATGCCGGATTTTATTTGGTGGCGGTTTCCAGTGATAATGGGAGTGGAGGTGGGGAATTGAAGGTGGAGAGAGGATCGGCATTGAAGGAAAGAGGTGTGAACGAGAGTTTAGGGACAGTGGTGTTGGTGGTTAGGCCACCAAGAGAGGAAACTGATCATGAGTTGAGAGATGAAGATTGGGAATGA
- the LOC117930155 gene encoding transcription factor bHLH104-like isoform X1, which produces MDSFEDGGWDLLDYCILEDATSADYFWADQSPSREINALVVDTVSTEKRCKRGREKGERCSRAESKACREKMRREKMNDRFLDLSSLLEPGRPPKTDKSSILSDAIHVLNQLRTEARELKGKTQKLREDIKTLKAEKSELREEKLILKADKEKMQQRVKAMNVVPPGFVPAHPLAYQAGANKMVGFPSYGGFQMWQWIPQTVLDTSQDHVLRPPVA; this is translated from the exons ATGGACTCGTTTGAGGACGGTGGTTGGGATCTTCTTGACTACTGTATCCTTGAAGATGCTACTTCAGCTGATTACTTTTGGGCCGATCAGAG TCCTTCTAGGGAAATCAATGCTTTGGTTGTTGACACGGTTTCCACAGAAAAGAGATGCAAAAGGGGAAG GGAAAAGGGTGAACGTTGTAGCAGAGCAGAATCTAAAGCATGTCGTGAGAAAATGCGGAGGGAGAAAATGAATGACAG GTTCTTGGACCTCAGCTCTCTTTTGGAACCTGGGAGGCCTCCCAAAACTGATAAATCTTCTATCCTCAGTGATGCAATTCATGTTCTGAACCAGCTAAGAACTGAAGCTCGGGAGCTTAAAGGAAAAACTCAAAAGCTTCGTGAAGACATTAAAACTTTGAAG GCAGAGAAGAGTGAACTCCGTGAAGAGAAACTTATCCTGAAGGCAGATAAGGAGAAGATGCAACAGCGGGTGAAAGCCATGAATGTTGTACCTCCTGGATTTGTGCCTGCCCATCCATTAGCATATCAAGCTGGAGCAAACAAGATGGTGGGCTTTCCCAGTTACGGTGGGTTCCAGATGTGGCAATGGATTCCCCAAACTGTGCTTGATACATCCCAAGATCATGTGCTCAGACCTCCTGTAGCTTAG